In Gossypium arboreum isolate Shixiya-1 chromosome 5, ASM2569848v2, whole genome shotgun sequence, a single genomic region encodes these proteins:
- the LOC108451659 gene encoding uncharacterized protein LOC108451659: MSNYVKFMKDILLKKYRLEEFETFDLTEGCIAMLMNKLPPKLKDLGSFNIPYSIENYYVGKALCDLGASINLMPMSILKKLGLGNARPTTVTLQLVDQSYAHPKEFEANQNVSIILGRPFLATSRTLIDVQKGELTIRVNDQQVTFNVFDALKYADKNEECHLICLIEVVVVEEFTKLCHNNFDSNEDSLERIDEVSLEELGEFMEAKQIVERSRKKFNSLDLSNHSFKPSTKKPSTLELKPLLQHLKYEYLRDNNILSFVIPLELTSEQEVKLLEVL, from the exons ATGTCCAATTATGTGAAATTCATGAAAGACATACTGTTAAAAAAGTACAGATTGGAAGAGTTTGAGACTTTTGATCTCACTGAAGGGTGCATAGCAATGTTGATGAATAAACTACCTCCGAAgctgaaagatctagggagtttcaATATCCCCTATTCAATTGAAAATTATTATGTTGGTAAGGCGTTATGTGATTTAGGAGCGAGTATAAATCTAATGCCGATGTCTATTTTGAAGAAGCTAGGACTTGGGAATGCAAGACCTACTACGGTGACTTTGCAATTAGTTGATCAATCCTACGCCCATCCAAAAG aatttgaagcTAATCAAAATGTGTCAATTATTCTTGGAAGACCTTTTCTTGCTACAAGCAGAACTCTAATTGACGTACAGAAAGGTGAATTGACCATAAGGGTAAATGACCAACAGGTTACTTTTAATGTTTTTGATGCTTTGAAATATGCAGACAAAAATGAAGAATGCCACCTCATTTGTTTGATAGAAGTGGTAGTAGTAGAGGAATTCACTAAACTTTGCCACAACAATTTTGATAGTAATGAAGACTCATTAGAAAGGATTGACGAAGTAAGTTTAGAAGAACTTGGTGAATTCATGGAAGCCAAACAAATAGTAGAGAGATCAAGGAAAAAGTTTAACTCTTTGGATCTATCGAATCATTCGTTCAAGCCTTCTACAAAGAAGCCTTCTACATTGGAGTTGAAACCTTTGCTGCaacatttaaaatatgaatactTGAGAGATAACAACATCTTGTCGTTTGTGATTCCTCTGGAATTGACATCTGAACAAGAGGTCAAGTTGTTGGAAGTCCTATGA